The segment TCCCTATGGTGAACTTGTTCCTGGTCCTGTCTTTCTTCGGGAAGATGCAATATCACAAACAAACTATTGTGTCAATTTGGAGCATATTCTACCTGGTGAGCCTCGTCTTGTCGTTCTTCATCCATGTGGCCGGAATGCAGACCAGTTGGTGGATACAGCAGGTCGAGTGGCAATGCAAGATAGCCTACTGGTCCACCGTCCTGCGAATGCTCGCTGCTGCCTTCCTACTGCTGTTTTTGGACACCGTCCACGCCGTGGTCGTGGTTCCTCTCTTACTCCTAGTCCTTGCACTAGTCTCCTACTTCTGGTGGCAGACGTTTTACAGCACATACAGACCTGGTATGAACTGGGGAAATTACATGGCAGAACTGAAGCTCCGATTTGACTTGTCTGCCCAGGTCGTTTCCATGGCATTTGCAGGGCTGTCTGGTACAGTCCTTGGCTACGTGAAGGGCTCGTCAAACCTGACCTATGGGAACATTGCAGTGGCACCTGAATGCTTTTTGTTCTACAGTGTTGTCCTTGGCCTCCTCGTGGTGattctcagcacggtgccgaCCCGCATACTGTTCATTAAGAACAGACGCCgtatggctaaggtatacttaCCCATCCTCGCCTATGCCGCACTGCTGTTCCTCGTCGTGGCAAGCATCGTGGCAGCTGAGAAGATCCTGCGGGACTATGTATTCTTCGTGTTCATTGCCATCCTCGTCGTTGCTGTGCTTTTCTTCTGGTGGGAAAACCATTATGCTGCAAATCGGATTGTTCCAGAAAGACCTGCACACGAAGTCCACCCAACAACTAACACCTTGAGGGAACAAGACGCCAAGCTCTCCCAATATCTTCTGGTGTACTTCACTGCGTTGTTCGCAGCACTCATGGCCATCCATTCGATGTACAGCATCAAAAGCGGCAGGACCGTATCATTGAGCAGGTGGTTAAAAGGCTTTGTGCTCTCAGCGATGTGTAGCATCCTGATCTATGCGGTCCGCATTGTGGTTTATGCTGAGATGCGAGATATGGAAAGCTGGGCATTCGGTAGAAAGGCATGGACTTATGCGACATATGCAACCATGTTCATCACTTTCGTTTCTGCTGTCCTTGTCATGTATCTGCGCCCAGCTGAGGTCACAAATATCTTCTGAGCAATCTGTTTCGCCGGCTGAGGAAAGACATGGACATGGCTCTCGTTTGGTCATCAAGCGTCAATCTTGGACATGCACGGAATAAATTATCATCGTCAAGAACTTATTATATGATTTTGAAATCAGCTTTATCATTGCTACATATATGATAATGCACGGTACTGCAAATGATGATACATGTGTAACTGATATGCTCTAGTCGATCACGGAGACGGTCATATCGCTTCAATAGTTCTGACCTTTGAATAAAATGTTATTTTGTCTTGATTCGTATCATTTGTACTGACAAAGAAACGTGACTCGATGAAACACTTTAATACATAATCGCATGTCTTAGCATCCTCACGACGATTTGGGCAAGCGTGTTTCCAAAGAGATTTTTTTATCCTCAATCTTGCGGGGTTATTTTTGTCCCACATTTTTCAAACTAAGTAAAATGCATCATCCAACTCTTAAAGCCGACTAGGACCTTTCATTCTTGCTAGTGAAATGTGGTTTTGGCTTAGTTCGACCCACCACTACTTTGAAAACCAGCATATATATTGGTCCATCACTGGTAGTTTCTAATAGGTCAGTAATGATGTGGTATTACTGCCGATTCATAAGCCACACGGGAAGAATCAGTTATTAtagcttatgaaccagcagtgataagcaCTACTACcgaacaccacatatgtagcgtctcatcagtgccggtttaacaTTAATCGGCACTAAagatgtatcagtaccggtttttaAACTCCCGTGCGCGAACAACAGCTGAGGAgataagaactggcactgatagtcactatcagtgtcggctctTAGCTATGCTGGTTCCagccacaaaccggcactgatagtgactgtatcagtgctggttctagacAGGAACCAGCACTTATAACCAGTATTAGTGCCGTTTCTAGCTACAAATTGGCACTGATAATCTATATCAGGGCCGATTTTAGATacgaaccgccactgatgattgctactatcacagctcatcttaaaaaattcagaactttttaatacaaagtcggatggggaaaaacgttatatgaaaattatagctctcgatgagatatacaactttgtagttgaaaaccttttaatttgaggtcatttaaatgctcaaataattataataaagttgtagCAGTGGTCGATGatagctcacattaaaaaattcataactttttcacacgaagtcggatgagaaaAAACTTTGTATGacaattgtagctctcgacgagatctacaactttttagttgatcatttttttatttgagatcatttagatatccaaatagctatttaaaCGTTCGGTTgaaagatgtcaaaaggatttattttgctacgatactcacgaacggacgatagttgagatggttagaggggtcatgcGTGCGCACAAGCTGTGAGGTCTTAAGTTCGAGTCTTGGTTGCCGCATGCGAGCGAATATCACGTGACTTTACAAATATATTGGGCTCAATCGGGTGGCCAGCCTCTGGTCGAGTGCCTCTGGTCacgaaaaaaaatttgaaactttttttgaCCCGAAAAGCGTTGAATCGAGACCTACTATCAGTGCTATTTGGTAgctccaaccgacactgatagtacttttcagtgtcggttccataccctgcactgatagtcagtgactatcagtgtcgagtaatcagtatcggttcaaaacctgtcattgatggtgattttgaaccggcactgatgaggtgttttgATGTACTGAAGTGTCATCAGTGCGAGTCGTTGGATTGAGCTAGTACTGATGACTTGCTTCctaatcactaccggtttaatccaccaactggcagtgatagcataacatcactgcctACTGGTTAAATGAGCTGGGAGTGATGCCTCCCTTCCCCaccttctccaagctcgagcTAGCAGACAGTTTGATCAGAACTTTCTCTTCCGCTCACAAACTCTTACATGGCAGCACCCACTTCAtttcttctccccttttgattcccccaccactcaagctcatttttggtcaagaagaaggtctagatgagATCTCTTTAGCTATCCAAATAAAATCCCTTCTTTTATCTTCATTTTTTGGGCAAGTGAACCCTAGATTTTTCCCAAatagttttggagccaatagttttaagtgtcctaattcaccccctccctcttaggacgtcctcgattcccttcattggttgaactcgagtagatggttaaagcaaCTAGTTGTTTAACACGAGTTTATGGTCGACTCTACTAGAGACACAAACTCAGCTATTGCAGACAAGGGTAGGCTGAGATACACGACGGCTAAACAGCAAGacttgacactagaaactagatcacgatgactcgactagCAACAAAGGCaccaacgatggactcaaactcaacaatatgAATACTAAAGataaaattgcaaaggcacaaagtggtttggacaacaaaaaaaaactaagatctaaatatttttgtggagtattttctggactctaggtaatggaatacAACAAAACAAAGAGGATAACTGAGTTTACCTAAcaggcaactgaggctctgataccacttgatgcgtaTTTGTCCaatctttcgaaaggtaatatgataagttgattggtggagtttcggcGTTGATAATCCacaggctccgaacagaacagatcgagaactcttgcaaccactacaccactactccgtggttatcaaacGTGCTAAGATGTGTTTGACcacgccaagaaggctttttcctACAAGAGAATCGTGAAAACAAGCaaaaacaggtagatgcaatctgaatattgctaattaccaatgaagtgtaagagttggggttcaacaaaccaataaatggcgaaactgtctaaacagaataatctaaactaaactgaagcctaaactatgatagctactGTTTAAATATAGGGGGACGTGCGGAGGGcaatctagggttgtgcagccacgGAAAGAGGCATACATAACCtgaactccgactccgacacgattacaagacccaacttgGTCAGAAACGGTGGCGGAACACATTATTtatttgactctaactaaactaatATTTGGTCCATCGGAAAGGTCtcattgtaagctttccagaatatccaagattgcctaaaacggactttgtatgagagagttatgcccgttttactgacatcgtatcctgcgactcgaccacgaccacaactagagctcagactcaagttcgagtagacttggccttcgaggggtgatgtccaGGTAAGGTTGTTATGCTTATCTCATGTTCCTAAGctataaaacatcacaagaatttagtaggaatccatcaaAGGAAGTATGAATAGCGAGAAAGGAGTTCACTTGGaggtctaattgttgtgcacaTGCTCTATTAATTgtaccttgtatgatttgagggttattgacggtattgatcgtatccgaaagagccatgggctcatcagccTGCCCTAGCATCAAAGGTgaaacaaaccttcaaagataaaaaaatcgaagtgctgcttgacctaaCAGAAGACAGcacacctctcggctaagtcaGGGGCCAAGAGTGCGTGCCCTCAcgccgaaggcaaaagagaccttcagaAACAAAAATTGAAGTGCTACTGCACCATAAAATGAAGGCATAGACATTGTacgaaacaaaataaaaaaatcagcaaaATAATACTTGAAGCCTGGACAATGTTTGCCAGAAAATGTGCCAGCCCGCTTCCAATTAATAACAAATACAAAATGAAACCGAGGTAGGTACGTCGCCATTGATGAATGGGCTATAGATACTAGGCCTTCAAGCGTGAGTAAGTGATTAAGAAAAAGACAAATTTGTCGAGGCAATGCCAGAAGTAAtcgtcaaaaaatgacacttcACGCGCGGTActaccgaaggtccctacggcttcaaagtcgggGAGGGGcagcgggggggggggatggcaTTTTTGCAGCAACGCTTCGTGCGTGGTattgccgaaggtccctacggcttcatAGTCAGGGTGACGGTGTTTTCGGAATGATGCTTCGCACGCGGTGCTGCTGAAGGTCCCTACGACTTCAAAGTCAAGGGGACGGTGTTTTTGGAAGGATGCTTTGCGCACGGTGCTGCTAAACATGTAATGCCCCGTTCACTGTAAAGTGATGACCAAATCAATACACTCAAACATGTAATGGCCAAAGATAATAATCATTTCAACGTCAACGACTTTATTCCACAAATTCATCAACGTCAGGATCTACAAAGTCTTTGTACCATCGGTTGAAGCCAAATCGAAAGGCAATGCCTTGACTCACATGAAAAGGCAATGTCAGATCCAGCGGGGATCCAATATAGCTAGATGAAGAGGTGGCAGACGAAGGTGTTGGTGAAGCGCTCCTGCCTTCGACATATCGCACTACTTGCGAAGAAGGCCCCTAGAAGTAGCAAAATTGAAACTGACAGGGAAGGAGGCTCGAAGTTTTCGCGTGCAATCCTGCGAGTCTCACGCTCAGCCCTACGGGTCTCTAAAACTGAAGGGATAAATGACTTCCAAAATGCTTTGGAGTTGGCATTCATTACAGCATAAGACCTACACTTCACTTTCCAGTATTTCCCAAAATCAATAGTTGGGTGGCAACGGTGGAAggagtcccagcaagaccaagacatgaaaaaattatcacacatcatagtgatgggaacaACACCTTTGGCTACCTGCACAGTGTTTGAAGGGAGGACTTGCACAGGAAGTGAAGGAAGTCAAAACATTTGACAAGAAATAAAAGCATATATATTACATAATATTGCAGTTTGTAACCGAATGTTCAAAATCCCAAAAAGCACTTCAGACAACCCTCAGACCTGCTCCTTGTCTTCGGCCACCTTTTTCTTAGCTTGTGAGGCTGGTACAACTGAAGCTGTGGCAGAAGAGGGGTCCTTCTTCACCTTTGCATGTAGAACAAAAACTCCATGAATATGTAGGTGGCAAACATCTCGAAAGCATAGATAAAAAACGTACTCGTTGATGGTTGATTTCCGCCTCCTGGAGGGCAAGCTCGTGACCATGTTTACACCagtaattggtggtgaatgatcacGTGGTGATCTTGGTTGCCTTTGTCACAGCCGAAATCGACATATCCGAAGGGTAGCAGAAAGTTGATTTTTGAAGCGCAATGTGATGGTCATAGCCAGTCATCTCAATTGACTGAACTAAACTCCTGGCTGAGACCATGGCACAGAAGTCACCATACAACTGGGCCATAGGAAAAAGGCTACTGCTGGTATCGCAGACCCTTCCGAGAAGGCCACCCAGCCTGACATTGTTAAGTGGTGGAGGCGTGGCCGAAGCATCGATTCCCTCAAAAGTTTTGCTAATTGCTTCACAAGCTGTGACAACCTTTGACTTGAGTTCCTCTATCAAAATAAGGGTGTCGTTGGATGTCTCTGTTGCCTCCTCTAGTTCTTCACGCAGCCGTTGTGCTTTAGCTTTTTCAGCATCGTAGAGGGCATTAGATTCTTGCGAAGGGAAGTGACTTTTTCTTCTGCGCTTTGTTTGCATGAGAAAAGGGAGCTCAGTTCTTTTTCAAGCTATTGCGAGCGCAGATCAGCCTCCTTTGCTCGCTGCGCGAACTCCCTCTTTTGGCCTTCGACCTTCTCCGCTCGTGCTTCATAAAGGGCCCTTTGTGCCTCCGCATTTTTTGTGCAGGCCTCTAAAAGCTCTGCATGCTTGCGCTGGGCGAGCGAAATAAGCATAGCCTAAGATATCACGATAGTATGAGAACAAGTATGCAAAGAAAAACTGAATAACAATACAAAATACCTTTGCGATCACCACGTCGGAGGTGTCGATAAGCTCAACAGTGAGATCCGCACTAGCAAAATCTCAAGTTCGAGGAGAACGAAGCTGTTAAAAATCTTCTTTACATCATTCACCTCCCCCGAGCTTGGCTCAAATGAAGAAAGCTTTAAGGCTTCGGTGTAGATGGCCCTCGCATTGAGCAAGTCGTTGTGACTCATGAGCCCCTTACTGCCACAGTGGGGCAAGGGTGGCGAAGTGTTCTCTTCGATATATGTGGCTCTGTGGCCTTCAGACGAACTATCCTTAGAAGAAGAACTCGAAGATGAAGAGGTAGAGGGCAACTCAGCTCCGGCTTCTTCAACATTTTTTGCTCCTTTAAGCTCCTTGTCTTCCCTCTCTGCTAGTTTGGCAGTAACAAATGGATCTGAAGGCTCGTCCTCCTCATCGCTAAGTATTAGCGTGGCAAGGTCCACATGCGCAAAAAAAATAGGCTTTAGCGAGGAGGCGGCATGGTCCTATGTGCCCTTCGGAGGTGCCTGTCTAAGCGGCACAACACGAATGGCCGCTGAGCCTTCGGCAGTCTCTTCATTGCCGAAGCATTGAATGCCACTTCGTGAGATCGCTTCTTTAGAGCAGGAGCCTTCTTCTTTCTACCCCCTTGCGGCAAAGGGTTTTCCATTTTCCGCTTCTTTTGGCTTCCCCCAGTAGATGCTCTATCGGTCCCGGCGTTTGAGGAGCGGTCTCCTTCGCCCTGGTCCATTGAGAGCATGAAAACCTTTGGCCTGTCCTTATAGGTGAGACCATGTAGATCGAAAATCCGATTTAGTCGTCGACCAAGCCCCTTGTCGGCACAGAGCTGGGCTTCGGCTTGGGTAAATTTCCCAAGAAGAAGCATCGCTCTAGTCTCCACTTCGCTCACTGTCAAGTCTACACCAAAGAAAATAATGTAAGGAAACGAGAGAGCTAAAGTGAGGTTAAGAACACGATAAAAAATAGTACTTGTAAAACCTCGGAAGTTAGGCTGGGGATGGTAGAGTCCTTCAGGCCCATTATCACCAAAGGTCGGGATGGTCCAGCCCCGATTGGGAGGCCACACCTCGGATGCCATGAACTCTTCTACGAGATCCCGCATGCTCAAGTGCTTCGTGCACCTGGTGAAGGCCTCAAATGCCTCCCTCTGGGAGGCCTTCAGCCCTACACCTGGGGCATGGTACCCCTTCACCTGTTTGCACTTGGACACGAGATACTCCTCtcggtccaccttgtggtagaaccaccattgtgtccagtccttcggccatttGTTTTGTATGCCACGATTGGCGTGGCCAGGCCAGCATGATAAGTGAAGTTCAAACAGCCATAATGCACTTCGCTTTGCATGCTCGACGAGAAGACTAGTTTCGATTGGTGACGGAGTTTGTGGGCTGTGGAGAAAGCCCTGACTAATGACTTCGCTCCTTCCGAATGCGTAGCCCAAGCGAAGAGGTTGAGCCAAAGAATGGCGTTCAGTGTTAGCTGGTGGAGGTAGATTTTGAATAGCTTCAGAACCTTCACCACAATCTCATCACAAGGGAAGCGAAGCTCCACTCGAAAGTAGTCCACGAAAACAATGGCTTCATCATCTTCGGGCTCCAGAGTCTCCTGGCCATTCGGGGGTCTAACCTTGGAAACATCACTAATGAAACCCTCTTTAATTAGTCCAACCAGGACTTCTTCATAAACATTAGATTTTCCAATCTAGTACGTCTTCGGGCGATTTGTTTTTCCTCTTGGAGCCATGGAGTCTCACTAGACTTCAGAAGGAGATGTGGGTGTGGGAGTCTTCGTACGAGAGCCAGAGCTTCGGCAAATTCATGTGGTAAAGATTGAGGTGCCGGGTAGAGCGTATTTATAGCGGTAAAAAGTAAGGCTAACGGCGGGATATAATGAGGCGCGTTGGAAATTGAATCGTTGCCATAACGTACGGTTGAGCATGTGGTGAAGGCATTTAGAGCTCTTGAACCCTAACCATTGTGTGGGGGCAGAACGGTCAAAAAAACCATTTGAACAACCAGGGGGGCTATCTGCTAAAAGGTGAAATGAGTCCCAGGGGTCTTCGATGGGCTGAAGGGGACGGCGTTCGGTCATACCATTTTATTCACAGGTTCAGCCCATCGAAGGTGAACCTTACctttagggggctactgttggggaatggtctcacgtGCCCCTTCGGATGGTGAGTCAAAGAAAAATGGTAGCCATTTAGTGACGAATAATGCAGTTGTATTTCAAGAAGCACTGGTGAAGCCTCCGGCAGGCCTTCGGACACAAACCGAAGGTCAAATCATGACACCGAGTATCATCACAGGTGAAGCCTTTGGCGGTCCTTCAGATGGAGACCGAAGGTCGACTCACGATGCAGCGTCAAAGCCAGTCGAAGGTGGATCAAAGGCCCCATCTGTGACTGACCTTCAGGGGGCTTAAGCGAAGGCGCGATGTCTGCTGAAGCCTGCGTAGTGGTGTAGGGTGTAGTTGTAAATGTACTAATGTGTTTGGGATTGTACCAAAATGGCCCCGAATATGCTGGAAATGTGGCAGTTAGGGGGGCAATGCTGTAAATTATAgagtggagtggttgagtacaggctataaataggctggCACTATAACTGAAGGGACACATTAATAAAACTAGATAACTACCCATAAA is part of the Phragmites australis chromosome 12, lpPhrAust1.1, whole genome shotgun sequence genome and harbors:
- the LOC133886139 gene encoding uncharacterized protein LOC133886139 isoform X1 — translated: MGYLQKREQTSGARAPSRLTMELTRTEGMGSRHGQDGFISVDVPAEGSHESNYNLKLDDALSAFFSYGVPMVNLFLVLSFFGKMQYHKQTIVSIWSIFYLVSLVLSFFIHVAGMQTSWWIQQVEWQCKIAYWSTVLRMLAAAFLLLFLDTVHAVVVVPLLLLVLALVSYFWWQTFYSTYRPGMNWGNYMAELKLRFDLSAQVVSMAFAGLSGTVLGYVKGSSNLTYGNIAVAPECFLFYSVVLGLLVVILSTVPTRILFIKNRRRMAKVYLPILAYAALLFLVVASIVAAEKILRDYVFFVFIAILVVAVLFFWWENHYAANRIVPERPAHEVHPTTNTLREQDAKLSQYLLVYFTALFAALMAIHSMYSIKSGRTVSLSRWLKGFVLSAMCSILIYAVRIVVYAEMRDMESWAFGRKAWTYATYATMFITFVSAVLVMYLRPAEVTNIF
- the LOC133886139 gene encoding uncharacterized protein LOC133886139 isoform X2, with product MGYLQKREQTSGARAPSRLTMELTRTGMGSRHGQDGFISVDVPAEGSHESNYNLKLDDALSAFFSYGVPMVNLFLVLSFFGKMQYHKQTIVSIWSIFYLVSLVLSFFIHVAGMQTSWWIQQVEWQCKIAYWSTVLRMLAAAFLLLFLDTVHAVVVVPLLLLVLALVSYFWWQTFYSTYRPGMNWGNYMAELKLRFDLSAQVVSMAFAGLSGTVLGYVKGSSNLTYGNIAVAPECFLFYSVVLGLLVVILSTVPTRILFIKNRRRMAKVYLPILAYAALLFLVVASIVAAEKILRDYVFFVFIAILVVAVLFFWWENHYAANRIVPERPAHEVHPTTNTLREQDAKLSQYLLVYFTALFAALMAIHSMYSIKSGRTVSLSRWLKGFVLSAMCSILIYAVRIVVYAEMRDMESWAFGRKAWTYATYATMFITFVSAVLVMYLRPAEVTNIF
- the LOC133886139 gene encoding uncharacterized protein LOC133886139 isoform X3; the protein is MVNLFLVLSFFGKMQYHKQTIVSIWSIFYLVSLVLSFFIHVAGMQTSWWIQQVEWQCKIAYWSTVLRMLAAAFLLLFLDTVHAVVVVPLLLLVLALVSYFWWQTFYSTYRPGMNWGNYMAELKLRFDLSAQVVSMAFAGLSGTVLGYVKGSSNLTYGNIAVAPECFLFYSVVLGLLVVILSTVPTRILFIKNRRRMAKVYLPILAYAALLFLVVASIVAAEKILRDYVFFVFIAILVVAVLFFWWENHYAANRIVPERPAHEVHPTTNTLREQDAKLSQYLLVYFTALFAALMAIHSMYSIKSGRTVSLSRWLKGFVLSAMCSILIYAVRIVVYAEMRDMESWAFGRKAWTYATYATMFITFVSAVLVMYLRPAEVTNIF